The following proteins are encoded in a genomic region of Haloarcula marina:
- a CDS encoding NCS2 family permease, with translation MAGTLDELFDLDGHDTDVRTEVLAGITTFLTMSYIVFLNPVILTAFPDDNTPGGIAIAGFSPAEVLQMLAVVTIISSAIAMLVMAFYANRPFGLAPGLGLNAFFAITVVGVLEVPWQTALAAIVVEGIIFIILTAVGAREYIIQLFPEPVKFAVGTGIGLFLAIIGLEAMGIVVDDPATLVGLGRIASEPVAILSVVGLFLTFVLYAAGLRGSIIVGILLTTVLGALATFVGLAEPGVLATEAVRNGGFDASRLASAQYDITPLAGAFIDGFGEVEAFSFALIVFTFFFVDFFDTAGTLVGVGQAGGFLDENGDFPDIDKPLMADAVGTTIGGMLGTSTVTTYIESATGVEEGGRTGLTALVVAGLFVASLAIVPLATAIPLYASHIALVVVAVLLMRNIVDIEWDNFAHAVPAGLTIMVMPFTYSIAYGIAAGIVSYPIVKTAQGEFDDVLVGQWVLAAAFVVYFVVRTGGVLTSTV, from the coding sequence ATGGCTGGTACACTGGACGAACTGTTCGACCTCGACGGACACGACACCGACGTACGGACCGAGGTGCTCGCGGGGATTACGACGTTCCTGACGATGAGCTACATCGTCTTCCTCAACCCCGTTATCCTCACCGCATTCCCGGACGACAACACGCCCGGCGGCATCGCCATCGCCGGGTTCTCGCCGGCGGAGGTGCTGCAGATGCTCGCCGTCGTCACCATCATCTCCTCGGCTATCGCGATGCTGGTGATGGCGTTCTACGCGAATCGGCCGTTCGGCCTCGCGCCCGGACTGGGCCTGAACGCGTTCTTCGCTATCACCGTCGTCGGCGTCCTCGAGGTGCCGTGGCAGACGGCGTTGGCCGCCATCGTCGTCGAGGGAATCATCTTCATCATCCTCACCGCCGTCGGCGCGCGTGAGTACATCATCCAACTGTTCCCCGAACCGGTGAAGTTCGCCGTCGGGACGGGTATCGGCCTCTTCTTGGCCATCATCGGCCTCGAAGCGATGGGCATCGTCGTCGACGACCCCGCGACGCTCGTGGGACTGGGCCGCATCGCCAGCGAACCCGTCGCAATCCTCTCGGTCGTCGGCCTGTTCCTCACGTTCGTCCTGTACGCGGCGGGCCTGCGTGGCTCCATCATCGTGGGCATCCTGCTGACGACGGTTCTCGGCGCGCTCGCGACGTTCGTCGGACTGGCCGAACCGGGCGTGCTGGCGACCGAAGCGGTCCGCAACGGCGGCTTCGATGCCTCCCGCCTCGCCAGCGCGCAGTACGACATCACGCCGCTTGCGGGCGCGTTCATCGATGGCTTCGGAGAAGTCGAGGCCTTCTCCTTTGCGCTCATCGTGTTCACGTTCTTCTTCGTGGACTTCTTCGACACCGCCGGGACGCTCGTCGGCGTCGGGCAGGCCGGTGGCTTCCTCGACGAAAACGGCGACTTCCCGGACATCGACAAGCCGCTGATGGCCGACGCCGTCGGGACCACTATCGGCGGGATGCTCGGCACGTCGACGGTGACGACGTACATCGAGTCCGCGACGGGTGTCGAAGAAGGCGGTCGGACCGGCCTGACGGCGCTGGTCGTCGCGGGCCTGTTCGTCGCCTCGCTGGCTATCGTCCCGCTGGCGACGGCGATTCCGCTCTACGCCTCCCACATCGCGCTGGTCGTCGTGGCCGTCCTCTTGATGCGCAACATCGTCGACATCGAGTGGGATAACTTCGCGCACGCCGTGCCCGCGGGCCTGACCATCATGGTGATGCCCTTCACCTACTCCATCGCCTACGGCATCGCCGCCGGTATCGTCTCGTACCCCATCGTCAAGACCGCACAGGGCGAGTTCGACGACGTGCTCGTCGGCCAGTGGGTGCTGGCCGCCGCGTTCGTGGTGTACTTCGTCGTCCGCACGGGCGGCGTCCTCACCAGCACCGTCTGA
- the pyrE gene encoding orotate phosphoribosyltransferase yields the protein MANDELIAALRDADAVKYGEFELSHGGTSNYYVDKYVFETNPRCLELIAEAFAERVADTKLAGVALGGVPLVAVTSVETGLPYVIARKQQKEYGTANLIEGELDEGEEVVVIEDIATTGQSAIDAAEALRDAGATVSRVLVVVDREEGASENLAAHDLELESLVTASDLLADAPEDVDA from the coding sequence ATGGCAAACGACGAACTCATCGCGGCGCTCCGGGACGCTGACGCCGTCAAGTACGGCGAGTTCGAACTCTCGCACGGCGGCACGTCGAACTACTACGTCGATAAGTACGTCTTCGAGACGAACCCGCGGTGTCTGGAACTCATCGCCGAAGCCTTCGCCGAGCGAGTCGCGGACACGAAACTCGCTGGCGTCGCCTTGGGCGGGGTGCCGCTGGTCGCGGTCACCAGCGTCGAGACGGGCCTGCCCTACGTCATCGCCCGCAAGCAACAGAAGGAGTACGGCACGGCCAACCTCATCGAGGGCGAACTCGACGAGGGCGAGGAAGTCGTCGTCATCGAGGACATCGCGACGACGGGCCAGAGCGCTATCGACGCCGCCGAGGCCCTGCGCGACGCTGGCGCGACGGTCTCTCGGGTGCTCGTCGTCGTCGACCGGGAGGAGGGCGCAAGCGAGAACCTCGCGGCCCACGACCTCGAACTCGAATCGCTGGTCACGGCGTCGGACCTGCTGGCCGACGCGCCCGAAGACGTCGACGCGTAA
- the glmM gene encoding phosphoglucosamine mutase, producing the protein MHVFGSSGVRGVAGEELTPRYVSRVAEAAGSVWRDEYDRVAVARDTRTTGRTYANAATSGLTGTGFDVDRLGVVPTPGLQAHCERKGIPGLMVTASHNPPAYNGVKLVGGDGVELARGTLDRVEAALNGDVAAQVPWDAVGEDRSIENARRRYREDVVGAVDRERIADADLTVVVDPGHGAGSLTSPDLFRELGCTVHTVNAQPDGHFPGRDPEPVAANLEDLRAYVESTDADLGIAHDGDADRAMFVDERGNHIEGDAAIAALAAAELDAGEGVVSAVNASQRLVDVVEAADATLSLTPIGSTHIVSRIRRLESEGTHVTLAGEGNGGILFPDYRIARDGAYTAARFCELLADAPASDVVEPYTDYYNVRRNLRVETEADREAMLDGIEAHAREAVADLDTTDGWRLDYGDGWVLARPSGTEPVVRVYAEARAPERAEELAGEMVAATER; encoded by the coding sequence ATGCACGTGTTCGGGTCGAGCGGCGTCCGTGGCGTCGCAGGCGAAGAGTTGACGCCGCGGTACGTCTCGCGGGTTGCAGAGGCCGCCGGGAGCGTCTGGCGCGACGAGTACGACCGAGTGGCGGTCGCGCGGGACACACGGACCACGGGGCGGACCTACGCCAACGCCGCCACGAGCGGCCTCACCGGAACGGGGTTCGACGTGGACCGGTTGGGCGTCGTTCCGACGCCGGGATTGCAGGCCCACTGCGAGCGCAAGGGGATTCCCGGCCTGATGGTCACGGCGAGTCACAACCCGCCAGCGTACAACGGGGTGAAACTCGTCGGCGGCGACGGCGTGGAGTTGGCCCGCGGGACTCTAGACCGCGTCGAGGCCGCGCTCAACGGCGACGTTGCGGCGCAGGTCCCGTGGGACGCCGTCGGCGAGGACCGCTCGATAGAGAACGCGCGCCGGCGGTACCGCGAAGACGTGGTGGGGGCCGTCGACCGCGAGCGAATCGCCGACGCCGACCTCACCGTGGTCGTCGACCCGGGCCACGGCGCGGGGTCGCTGACCAGCCCCGACCTCTTTCGGGAACTCGGCTGTACGGTCCACACCGTCAACGCCCAGCCAGATGGTCACTTTCCCGGCCGCGATCCGGAACCCGTCGCCGCGAACCTCGAAGACCTGCGGGCGTACGTCGAATCGACCGACGCGGACCTCGGTATCGCCCACGACGGGGACGCCGACCGGGCGATGTTCGTCGACGAGCGCGGGAATCACATCGAGGGCGACGCGGCCATCGCCGCGCTTGCGGCCGCGGAACTCGACGCGGGCGAGGGCGTCGTCTCGGCGGTCAACGCCTCCCAGCGCCTCGTCGACGTGGTCGAGGCCGCCGACGCGACGCTGTCGCTGACGCCCATCGGGTCGACTCACATCGTCAGCCGCATCCGCAGACTCGAATCGGAGGGCACCCACGTCACCCTCGCAGGCGAGGGCAACGGCGGCATCCTCTTTCCCGACTACCGCATCGCCCGCGACGGGGCGTACACCGCCGCGCGCTTCTGTGAACTGCTCGCCGACGCGCCCGCGAGCGACGTCGTCGAACCCTATACCGACTACTACAACGTCCGTCGGAACCTCCGCGTCGAGACGGAGGCCGACCGCGAGGCGATGCTCGACGGCATCGAGGCCCACGCCCGCGAGGCCGTCGCCGACCTCGACACGACCGACGGCTGGCGACTCGACTACGGCGACGGCTGGGTGCTGGCTCGACCGTCGGGGACCGAACCGGTCGTCCGGGTGTACGCCGAGGCCCGCGCGCCCGAACGCGCCGAAGAACTCGCCGGTGAGATGGTCGCCGCCACCGAGCGTTAG
- a CDS encoding DUF7118 family protein translates to MADAAADLHAAASERERTRARVEDVGEDRLWDCREAYRELRDLLDRYEDTATGSGNFQAFTEFQGAVAGLTEELDEDLPERETFQAIDESLQKRRLTESDFEAARRKLDPVRDVVARLDEWEQAREAYAEARKDARRRLGRLDDRIVELERLQRLGEADLDAPVERLREPLEDYDETVRAAFREFRHDASARELLAVIERADAYPLVDFRSPPEELLAYVRDHDAGTEPLPTLLEYADYSASKLDHYVDDTTALKRAVATRQTYLRNLDADPVTVGWPPPPADHLPWLVREYRSVVVGFADDDVVEKLREVRALADREDYGRLRESALARSDLTDDERDRLASGAVERELASAREERAAIEDALDEYDPL, encoded by the coding sequence ATGGCCGACGCTGCCGCGGACCTCCACGCCGCCGCGAGCGAGCGCGAGCGGACCCGAGCGCGGGTCGAAGACGTCGGCGAGGACCGGCTATGGGACTGCCGCGAGGCGTACCGGGAGCTTCGTGACCTGCTGGACCGCTACGAGGACACGGCGACCGGGAGCGGGAACTTTCAGGCGTTCACCGAGTTTCAGGGTGCCGTCGCGGGCCTCACCGAGGAGTTGGACGAGGACCTGCCCGAACGGGAGACGTTCCAAGCCATCGACGAGAGCCTGCAGAAACGTCGACTCACCGAGAGCGACTTCGAGGCGGCGCGGCGGAAACTCGACCCGGTTCGGGACGTGGTCGCCCGCCTCGACGAGTGGGAACAGGCCCGCGAGGCGTACGCCGAGGCCCGAAAGGACGCCCGCCGCCGACTGGGCCGACTGGACGACCGAATCGTCGAACTCGAACGCCTCCAGCGACTCGGCGAGGCGGACCTCGACGCGCCCGTCGAGCGGTTACGGGAGCCACTCGAGGACTACGACGAAACCGTTCGAGCGGCGTTCCGCGAGTTCCGACACGACGCGTCCGCGCGGGAGCTACTGGCGGTAATCGAGCGGGCCGACGCCTATCCCTTGGTCGACTTCCGGTCCCCGCCGGAGGAACTGCTCGCCTACGTCCGCGACCACGACGCCGGGACCGAACCGCTCCCCACGCTGCTGGAGTACGCTGACTACTCGGCGTCGAAACTCGACCACTACGTCGACGACACGACGGCGCTCAAGCGGGCCGTCGCCACCCGACAGACCTACCTCCGAAATCTGGACGCCGACCCGGTGACGGTGGGGTGGCCGCCGCCGCCCGCCGACCACCTGCCGTGGCTGGTCCGCGAGTATCGGTCGGTCGTAGTAGGGTTCGCCGACGACGACGTGGTCGAGAAGCTACGCGAGGTCCGGGCGCTCGCCGACCGCGAGGACTACGGTCGACTGCGAGAGAGCGCACTGGCCCGGTCGGACCTCACCGACGACGAGCGGGACCGACTCGCGAGCGGGGCCGTCGAGCGCGAACTGGCGTCGGCGCGGGAGGAACGAGCGGCTATCGAAGACGCGCTGGACGAGTACGACCCGCTCTAA
- the hisI gene encoding phosphoribosyl-AMP cyclohydrolase — protein MTDVTLAFDENEYIPAVAQDADSGEVLMLAYVTEEALERTRETGYAHYYSRSRDELWKKGGTSGHTQEIAEVRVDCDGDALLYLVDQSGGACHTGYESCFYRTVDGETVGERVFDPDDVY, from the coding sequence ATGACCGACGTAACGCTCGCGTTCGACGAGAACGAGTACATCCCCGCCGTCGCCCAAGACGCCGACTCCGGCGAGGTGCTGATGCTCGCCTACGTCACCGAGGAGGCCCTCGAACGGACCCGCGAGACGGGCTACGCCCACTACTACTCCCGCAGTCGCGACGAACTCTGGAAGAAGGGTGGGACCAGCGGGCACACACAGGAGATAGCGGAGGTCCGGGTCGACTGCGACGGCGACGCCCTGCTGTATCTCGTCGACCAGTCGGGCGGGGCCTGTCACACCGGCTACGAGTCCTGTTTCTACCGCACCGTCGACGGCGAGACGGTCGGTGAACGGGTGTTCGACCCCGACGACGTGTACTGA
- a CDS encoding A24 family peptidase, with product MLGSIPDLLRLLAVPVFGWTAYRDVKTRRVPNRTWLPLAALAVVLLFWDAYAVFTGPTGGQAFFIRVAISLGIVAPLAYGFWLIGGFGGADAKAFMLVAVLFPVYPVYYLPTTALPLEPSALGVFSLTILSNTVLAGVVYPLGVAVSNLVRGRFSLAMFIGKPVAVDEIPTEYGRLLETPDGFTRGGLDLDALRMYLQWRGTTLSAVRADPESHRDPDSLPRVPNDPGDGAIATDGGESSDARRPSSEPRSDGGVAEATAGTTAETAADEPADQWGAERFLDDIEGSAYGTSPEQLREGLAVLVASEEVWISPGIPFLVPMFAGLVVSLVYGDVLYSLLSLVGLA from the coding sequence GTGCTGGGGTCGATACCGGACCTGTTGCGACTGCTCGCCGTCCCCGTCTTCGGGTGGACGGCGTACCGCGACGTGAAGACCCGGCGGGTCCCCAACCGGACGTGGCTTCCGCTGGCGGCGCTTGCGGTCGTTCTCCTATTCTGGGACGCCTACGCCGTCTTCACCGGTCCGACCGGCGGACAGGCCTTCTTCATCCGCGTCGCCATCAGTCTCGGCATCGTCGCGCCCCTCGCGTACGGGTTTTGGCTCATCGGCGGGTTCGGCGGGGCCGACGCGAAGGCGTTCATGCTCGTGGCCGTCCTCTTTCCCGTCTATCCGGTGTACTACCTCCCGACGACGGCCCTGCCGCTGGAACCGTCGGCGCTGGGGGTCTTCTCGCTGACCATCCTCTCGAACACCGTCCTCGCGGGCGTCGTCTATCCGCTCGGCGTGGCCGTCAGCAACCTCGTCCGCGGTCGGTTCTCGCTGGCGATGTTCATCGGGAAACCGGTCGCCGTCGACGAGATTCCCACGGAGTACGGCCGTCTGTTGGAGACGCCCGACGGCTTTACCCGCGGCGGCCTGGACCTCGACGCCCTGCGGATGTACCTCCAGTGGCGCGGGACGACGCTGTCGGCGGTGCGCGCCGACCCCGAGAGCCACCGCGACCCCGACTCGCTCCCGCGGGTCCCGAACGACCCCGGCGACGGCGCGATAGCGACCGACGGCGGGGAATCGAGCGACGCGAGGCGACCCTCGTCGGAACCCCGTTCCGACGGCGGCGTCGCCGAAGCGACGGCTGGAACGACGGCCGAGACGGCGGCCGACGAACCCGCAGACCAGTGGGGTGCCGAGCGTTTCCTCGACGACATCGAGGGGTCCGCCTACGGCACGTCGCCCGAACAGTTACGCGAGGGGCTGGCAGTGCTGGTCGCGAGCGAGGAAGTGTGGATTTCGCCCGGCATCCCCTTCCTCGTCCCGATGTTCGCCGGACTCGTCGTCTCGCTCGTCTACGGCGACGTGCTGTACTCGCTGCTCTCGCTGGTCGGGTTGGCCTAA
- the fer1 gene encoding ferredoxin Fer1 — translation MPTVEYLNYEVVDDNGWDMYDDDVFSEAADMDLSDEDYGSLEVNEGEYILEAAEAQGYDWPFSCRAGACANCAAIVLEGDIDMDMQQILSDEEVEEKNVRLTCIGSPDADEVKIVYNAKHLDYLQNRVI, via the coding sequence ATGCCCACGGTAGAGTACCTTAACTACGAAGTAGTGGACGACAACGGCTGGGACATGTACGACGACGACGTCTTCAGTGAGGCCGCGGACATGGACCTCAGCGACGAAGACTACGGCTCCCTCGAAGTCAACGAAGGGGAATACATCCTCGAAGCCGCCGAGGCACAGGGCTACGACTGGCCCTTCTCGTGCCGTGCCGGTGCCTGTGCGAACTGTGCCGCAATCGTCCTCGAAGGCGACATCGACATGGACATGCAGCAGATTCTCTCCGACGAGGAAGTCGAAGAGAAGAACGTCCGTCTGACCTGCATCGGCAGCCCCGACGCCGACGAGGTCAAAATCGTCTACAACGCGAAGCACCTCGACTACCTGCAGAACCGCGTCATATAA
- a CDS encoding inorganic phosphate transporter has protein sequence MVEVLFALGLVVAVFVGFNIGGSSTGVAFGPAVGSNTVSKLTAAALMTVFALAGGLLVGPAVVESLGSDLVTTPFTPLISIVVLFFIGFALFLSNVAGVPASTSMTAVGAIAGLGLARQTLNANLMLEIVSWWLVSPIIAFWVSGVIGRYFYPRLVEWFAVSQSEGALLNIDRSGALPRPELGENTTPREFVGTAVVIGIGCYMAFSAGASNVANAVAPLVGNGSLNMYPAILLGGSAIGLGAFTIARRTMDTVGNDLTELPLVAAIVVASVASTIVTFLSALGIPASFVIIATMSIVGLGWGRATRTTRLSDTVHGEVPAASVGSLTADDTPTVGDQTETPDHPQPIGEESREDVPKASDLFEPGTTARVIFLQNVVPSIATIAAYLVFRFLPVF, from the coding sequence ATGGTTGAGGTTCTCTTCGCGCTCGGACTCGTCGTCGCCGTCTTCGTCGGGTTCAATATCGGTGGTTCCTCTACAGGTGTGGCGTTCGGCCCCGCCGTCGGGAGCAACACCGTCTCGAAGTTGACGGCGGCGGCGCTGATGACGGTGTTCGCGTTGGCTGGGGGGTTGCTGGTCGGTCCCGCCGTCGTCGAGAGTCTGGGGAGCGACCTCGTGACGACCCCGTTTACCCCCCTGATTAGCATCGTCGTCCTCTTCTTCATCGGGTTCGCGCTGTTCCTCTCGAACGTCGCTGGCGTCCCCGCTTCCACCTCGATGACGGCGGTCGGTGCAATCGCGGGGCTGGGCCTCGCCCGACAGACGCTGAACGCGAATCTGATGCTCGAAATCGTCTCCTGGTGGCTCGTCTCGCCCATCATCGCCTTCTGGGTCAGCGGCGTCATCGGGCGGTACTTCTACCCGCGACTGGTCGAGTGGTTCGCCGTCTCCCAGAGCGAGGGGGCGCTGCTGAACATCGACCGCTCGGGGGCACTCCCGCGCCCGGAACTCGGCGAGAACACGACGCCGCGGGAGTTCGTCGGGACCGCCGTCGTCATCGGTATCGGCTGTTACATGGCGTTCTCGGCGGGGGCGTCGAACGTCGCCAACGCAGTCGCACCGCTGGTCGGCAACGGGTCGCTGAACATGTACCCGGCCATCCTGCTGGGCGGCAGCGCAATCGGACTGGGGGCGTTCACTATCGCCCGCCGCACGATGGACACAGTGGGCAACGACCTCACAGAGCTGCCCCTCGTCGCCGCCATCGTGGTCGCCTCCGTCGCGTCGACCATCGTCACCTTCCTCTCGGCGCTTGGCATCCCCGCGAGTTTCGTCATCATCGCGACGATGAGCATCGTCGGCCTGGGGTGGGGCCGGGCGACCCGCACGACGCGCCTCTCCGATACCGTTCACGGCGAGGTTCCGGCGGCGTCAGTGGGGTCGTTGACGGCCGACGACACCCCGACCGTCGGGGACCAGACGGAGACGCCCGACCACCCACAGCCAATCGGCGAGGAGTCCCGCGAGGACGTGCCGAAAGCATCGGACTTGTTCGAACCGGGAACGACCGCTCGCGTCATCTTCCTCCAGAACGTCGTCCCCTCCATCGCGACTATCGCCGCCTATCTCGTCTTCCGATTCCTCCCGGTGTTCTGA
- the hisA gene encoding 1-(5-phosphoribosyl)-5-[(5-phosphoribosylamino)methylideneamino]imidazole-4-carboxamide isomerase encodes MFPEFEVVPAVDMQDGQVVQLVGGERGTEKTYGDPVAAAERWVEAGARTLHLVDLDGAFEGERENADAIDAVLDAVGEDVAVQLGGGIRTAEDAVSLLDRGVDRVILGTAAVENPDIVADISRQHPESVLVSLDAKDGEVVVAGWTEGTGLDPAEAAQRYAELGAGGVLFTDVDVEGQLEGVRTDPVRRLVEAVDIPVVASGGVATVDDVLALEDAGAAAVVVGSALYEGAFTLEDAMAAVEERA; translated from the coding sequence ATGTTCCCGGAGTTCGAGGTGGTCCCGGCCGTCGACATGCAGGACGGACAGGTGGTCCAGTTGGTGGGCGGCGAACGCGGTACCGAGAAGACCTACGGTGACCCCGTCGCCGCCGCCGAGCGGTGGGTCGAGGCGGGCGCGCGCACCCTCCACCTCGTGGACTTGGACGGCGCGTTCGAGGGTGAGCGCGAGAACGCGGACGCCATCGACGCCGTCTTGGACGCCGTCGGCGAGGACGTGGCCGTGCAGTTGGGCGGCGGCATCCGCACGGCCGAGGACGCCGTCTCGCTGCTCGACAGGGGCGTCGACCGCGTCATCCTCGGGACCGCCGCCGTCGAGAACCCGGACATCGTCGCCGACATCAGCCGCCAGCACCCCGAGAGCGTCCTCGTCAGCCTCGACGCCAAAGACGGCGAAGTCGTCGTCGCCGGGTGGACCGAGGGCACGGGACTGGACCCCGCCGAGGCCGCCCAGCGCTACGCCGAGTTAGGTGCGGGCGGCGTCCTCTTTACCGACGTCGACGTGGAGGGCCAACTGGAGGGGGTCCGGACCGACCCCGTTCGCCGACTCGTCGAGGCCGTCGACATCCCCGTCGTCGCCAGCGGCGGCGTCGCCACCGTCGACGACGTGCTGGCGCTCGAAGACGCCGGTGCCGCGGCCGTCGTCGTCGGGAGCGCCCTGTACGAAGGCGCGTTCACCCTCGAAGACGCGATGGCCGCCGTCGAGGAACGGGCCTGA
- a CDS encoding TrmB family transcriptional regulator, translating into MTTDALREHLGTFGLSEKEIAAYLAILRAGEATTGEVSRAADVSQGYVYDIASALADRGLVAIDETASPTVLRAQPPEEAVESLSARLAEVGDHIETLYAEPESDGAAVEVVHSRATVRKRAKSAIDAAEHEAFLTIPFPELDHLSASLAAARDRGVFVYLLLVSPLDDPDGIAWETVADVGKTWGMPGPVHVVVDRRRGLMGSHGVLSGRHGSEYALGFDQRDIAGAFYGNAVSNFWPMGETQYVRDPDPLPATYTFFRTAVTNAALHRAAGRDLLADVTLRDVTTDETATYERVPIVDVRQRLVGDPTNEFPIENSLEFETPDGRLAAGNGGGGIVPFYEGYAAESVTLYEA; encoded by the coding sequence ATGACAACGGACGCCCTTCGGGAGCATCTCGGAACCTTCGGCCTCTCGGAGAAGGAGATAGCGGCGTATCTGGCTATCTTGCGGGCTGGCGAGGCGACGACGGGCGAGGTGTCGCGGGCCGCCGACGTGTCGCAGGGGTACGTCTACGACATCGCGAGCGCGCTCGCCGACCGCGGCCTCGTCGCTATCGACGAGACGGCCAGTCCGACGGTCCTGCGCGCACAGCCGCCCGAAGAGGCCGTCGAGTCGCTGTCGGCCCGCTTAGCGGAGGTGGGCGACCACATCGAGACGCTGTACGCCGAACCCGAGAGCGACGGGGCCGCCGTCGAGGTGGTCCACTCGCGGGCGACGGTCCGGAAACGCGCGAAGAGCGCCATCGACGCCGCCGAGCACGAGGCGTTCCTGACTATCCCGTTCCCGGAACTCGACCACCTCTCGGCGTCGCTCGCGGCCGCGCGCGACCGCGGCGTGTTCGTCTATCTCTTGCTCGTCTCGCCGCTCGACGACCCCGACGGTATCGCGTGGGAGACGGTCGCCGACGTGGGGAAGACCTGGGGGATGCCCGGTCCGGTCCACGTCGTCGTCGACAGGCGGCGGGGGCTGATGGGGTCACACGGCGTCCTCTCGGGCCGCCACGGGTCGGAGTACGCGCTCGGCTTCGACCAGCGCGACATCGCGGGCGCGTTCTACGGCAACGCCGTCAGCAACTTCTGGCCGATGGGCGAGACGCAGTACGTGCGCGACCCGGACCCGCTCCCGGCGACGTACACGTTCTTCCGCACCGCCGTGACGAACGCGGCGCTCCACCGCGCGGCGGGCCGGGACCTGCTGGCGGACGTGACCCTGCGGGACGTGACGACGGACGAGACGGCGACCTACGAGCGCGTCCCCATCGTCGACGTGCGACAGCGACTCGTCGGCGACCCGACCAACGAGTTCCCCATCGAGAACAGTCTGGAGTTCGAGACGCCCGACGGCCGACTCGCGGCGGGCAACGGCGGCGGCGGTATCGTCCCGTTCTACGAGGGGTACGCCGCGGAGTCGGTGACGTTGTACGAAGCGTAG
- a CDS encoding MFS transporter, producing the protein MGETATGCETEADHESDAQRTSRRWWTVVTFGYVALLGAALQIRGAVIPSLRQAFGVPDWQLGLVAPAGTLGFLTVVMLVGAVAGRLDTRRLLLIGVVGTGISIFTMGLVPSFVLFLAALLGRGVFSGVGRGTDRPLLSHLYPNQRGRLFGYYDMMWAVGAVFGPLLVAAAVAANNWRYAYFALGLAFVPLTLLVLVLPTPDVEGGDDPLDLAELRRIGRRPEVLAMAVGLFLSAGFEGGLFTWLTTFAQGRLSDALATASLSVLLAGYIPGRFLSGRFSERFGYVRLSVALTALTIPIFAYTFFLADGYGLLAGYFGIGLTLSGIYPTMLAYGTEAVPEHSAPVNAMAAVTSSAGIAAVPAAMGFVISGSDIVRAMRLLAIPLCALLALLLVAWFVAGSAQES; encoded by the coding sequence ATGGGCGAGACGGCCACCGGATGCGAAACGGAGGCGGACCACGAGAGCGACGCCCAGCGGACGAGTCGCCGGTGGTGGACGGTGGTCACTTTCGGGTACGTCGCACTGCTGGGGGCGGCACTCCAGATTCGCGGGGCAGTCATCCCGTCGCTCCGCCAGGCGTTCGGCGTCCCGGACTGGCAACTCGGGTTAGTCGCGCCAGCGGGGACCCTCGGTTTTCTCACCGTCGTGATGCTCGTCGGGGCCGTCGCGGGCCGGCTAGACACCCGCCGACTGCTCCTCATCGGTGTCGTCGGCACGGGTATCAGCATCTTCACCATGGGACTCGTGCCGTCGTTCGTCCTCTTTCTGGCGGCGTTGCTCGGGCGCGGGGTGTTCAGCGGCGTCGGTCGCGGGACCGACCGCCCGCTGTTGAGCCACCTCTATCCGAACCAACGTGGCCGCCTGTTCGGGTACTACGACATGATGTGGGCCGTCGGCGCGGTGTTCGGCCCGTTGCTCGTCGCCGCCGCCGTCGCCGCGAACAACTGGCGCTACGCCTACTTTGCGCTCGGCCTCGCGTTCGTCCCCCTCACGCTGTTGGTCCTCGTCCTCCCGACGCCGGACGTCGAGGGCGGCGACGACCCGCTGGACCTCGCGGAGTTACGCCGCATCGGCCGCCGACCCGAAGTGCTGGCGATGGCAGTCGGCCTGTTCCTCTCCGCCGGGTTCGAGGGCGGACTCTTCACGTGGCTGACCACCTTCGCACAGGGCCGCCTCTCCGACGCGTTGGCGACGGCGTCGCTGTCCGTCCTGCTGGCGGGCTACATCCCCGGCCGATTCCTCTCGGGGCGCTTCTCGGAGCGGTTCGGGTACGTCCGCCTGAGCGTCGCCCTGACTGCGCTGACCATCCCCATCTTCGCGTACACGTTCTTCCTCGCGGACGGGTACGGTCTGCTGGCTGGCTACTTCGGTATCGGCCTGACGCTGTCGGGCATCTACCCGACGATGCTGGCGTACGGAACCGAAGCGGTTCCGGAACACAGCGCCCCGGTCAACGCGATGGCGGCGGTCACCTCCTCGGCCGGTATCGCCGCCGTCCCCGCCGCGATGGGGTTCGTCATCAGCGGGTCGGACATCGTCCGCGCGATGCGCCTCCTGGCGATTCCGCTGTGTGCGTTGTTGGCGCTCCTGTTGGTGGCGTGGTTCGTCGCCGGGAGCGCACAGGAGTCGTGA